The following is a genomic window from Amycolatopsis cihanbeyliensis.
CGGTAGCGTCGCGCAAGAAGGTGACATCTGTCGTGGAATCACCGGCGGCAAACGATGGCCGCCGAGCGGCTGGCTGCTGGTCCCACGCCGCAGGCCCCCGCTGGCCATACACGACTTGGTTGATCCAGCAGCGCTTGCCATCCACGTAGGTGATCACGCCCGCGCGCTCGCCCCCGCAGCCTTGAAGCCGGTAGGTCTGTCGGCCCGACCGATAGACGCTTCGGACGCCAATCACCCGGCTGGGGGGAACGCCAGCGCCGAGCGCCCATACGCGCACTACCGGTTGCGGGGAGGCCGACACGATCCAGATGTCGAAGCCCGCCTTGCGTAGCGCGCGAATCAGATCCCGTTGCTGCGGGTAGTATCGCACCCAGGCGTTGACATTCCCGCTGCCGACGGTCTGCGTCGCGCCAACCGGAGCGCGAAGCGCTTCTCGGCGGGCCGCCGCCGCGAACCTGCGGATGTCAGCCCTGGTGTGCCCAGCCAGCAGCTGCGCAGCCCAGGCGTAGGAGGGTTCCACTCGGCGGTGGTCCCACCCCGCGAAAGCTGCCCGACCGGTCGTCGTCTTCTGATCCGCATACACGGATCGGATCTCGTCGGCGCAGCGAGTATCGCGCCCGGCCGTTCGCAGAGGCCTTCCCGGCCAGGCGCCGTCGCAGGCCAAGCGCAACGCCGCCGCAGCGTCGGCCGTGAGCCATCGGCTGGTCACCCGCCAGTCGCGACCAGGGGGCTGCAGGATCTTCTCATTGCGCAGGGCCCAGAACAGGGTGGCGTCACCAATATCGTTGCGGATGATCGTGTTGTCCCAGTCGAACACCGCGATACCCCGCTGCCCCGGGCGCTGACTGCAAAGGAACTCTTGAAGCCGGGCTTGGTTCGCGCCGTGCCAGGCCAGCTCCGCGTCTAGCCGAGGGCAGTACCGGGGACTCGCTTGGGTGAGGTGAGGTGATGACAACAAGGACGCCACTACGGCGACCGTGCACACCAGCGCGCGCCACAGGATCATAAGACTCCCACCAAAGGTATATTATGGACCCTTTAAAGTTGGTACAGGGTTGATCCCATCGCACACCTCGGTCAACTAGCAGCAACTTCATGTTACGAAGTCGATACCTTGCGCCTGACATCGAGCGGCTTCGCCCCGCCGAGAGGTCTAGATTTAGACCTCTCGGCGGGGCTCGCCCACACGCGAGCCACGACACCCGCTCGCTCCAGTTGCCAACTTTGCACACTTGTGCTCTAAAACGCAATCTTTTGGTCAGGTTTACACACTTCGCGACGCCTGTTGCCTGCTGCTCATCGGTGCGCATCAGCCCCGGCAGGGTTTCACGGAAATTCTGTTCAGTACGTTCCTCGCTCACGACTTGCTGGGTCCACGCTTGCGTTTGGGCTATGTAGGATGTGTGTCCCTCGCGCCAAGGCTGGGATGGTCAACTGGCCGGTACGTAACACGGCCCCAACCCCCGCCACGTCCGCTGGTGGTCGGCGAACACCAGGGAGCACTCGGGTTCCGGTTCGCAGCTACTCCAGCACCGCGAGGTGGCCGCTATCGTGCCTGAGTTACGGGCGAGTGGATACTCAGGCGCGAGTGAAGGTACTCATGACGGTGTTTGGTCGGATGACCAGTCCGACCCGCCACCATGTACCTGGGAGCCGGACAGAGTCAGCTCGTCGCCTTCGAACAGGATCAAGTCGATGCGATCCTTGGGCTCCGGAACAGTCCGCGCGTCGTCGTGCCACTTTACGACCGGGGACCACGTGTTGCCCGGATAGGCATGCTCGTCGGGACGCCTCCCGGTAGGAATCACGCCAACCAGCGTCGCCGAAGACAGCCGTGGCCGGCCAGTCGCCTATGTAACCACAGTGCGTCGCGCTCGTGGCCGACGTCCAGTCGAGGTGTGACGGCGTGTTGAAGTCACCGACAGTTACCTGTGGAAGGTCGTACGTCGACGTGGCCACCGCTCGATCTCCCGCGCCTGCTGCACCCGGAGCTGGTCGGCTGCGCGGATGGTCTCGACGCTTTGACCCTCCAGACAGGCGTTGTACGGTCCATAGTTCCGGTAGCTCAGGTGCACACTGTAGACGAGCGTGTCCTGAATCTGGGCGGCGACGGCTGTCGTGCCGTAGCTGACGTCGGTGAGCCATTCGTTCTGGATCGGCGGCGACGCCATGTCATCGGCATCGCCGCCGCCGGTGGTGTGGTTCCACCCAGTTCGTCGGCGATGTGCGCGGTGACGTGCTCGTCGGTCTCCTGCAAGGCAACGACGTTGGCTCCGGTAGTTTCGATCGCGTCTACGACCGACGGAATGCCGCCGTGCGCACCAGAGTGCCAGATATTGAAGGGTCAGTACCGCACGGATTCAAATCGATGACCTTGTCGGTGATCTTCGAGATCGTGTCCTGGGAGACCTTGGCCCGTAGACCTCGTCGAAGTGCGCGGCGACCATACCCGAGATGCTCATCCATCTCGGCCTCCAGCGCCGTCTCCAGCACGTTCTTCGTCAGCCGGTTCAGCAGCCCATCCGGGCCGACCAGATCGACGCCCTGTTCCCTCGCCTGCGCCAACAACCGCTCGGCCAACTGCCGCTGATCGATGATCTCTTCGCTCACGGGATCGATCATCTCTCCCGAGCCAACCTCACCATCGCCCGGATCAGTCGTGGTCATCGGTCATGTCCTCTCGATCAGGCTAAGACCAGATCCACCGTTACCCGGTTGGTGAGTAGGTGGTCGGCACCCTCGAGCGCCACGAACGACTTCGGGTGCCGGGCGGTGTCGAAGATCCGTCGCGCGTTGTCCACTCCGACGATCTCGTCGGTCGGCGAGCGCAGCACCAGCAGCGCCACAGGCCGAGCGCGCGGATGCGCTCGGCCTGTGGCTGCGCCGCGATGTCGTCGAGGAACTCGCGCCGGAGGCGGAAGGTGTGACCGGCCAGGCACACCTCCGCCGCACCCGCACGCTCGATCGCGGCCCGCTCACCGCCGAGCAGGCGCGTGACGTGCTCGGGATCGGCCGGGGCACCGATGGTCGCCACCGCCCGTGCCTCGGGGATACGGTGGGCCGCGGCCAGCACGGCCGCCCCGCCCAGCGAGTGCCCGATCAGCACGCTCGGTGCCGCGAACCGCTCGCGCAGGTGGTCGGCGGCGTGCACGAGGCCCTCGACGTTCGAGCTGAAGTGGGTGTTGGCGAAGTCGCCACCGGACTGGCCGAGTCCGGTGAAGTCGAAGCGCGGCACCGCGATCCCCTGCTCGGCAAGGGCACGGGAGATCCTCGCCGCGGCAACGGTGTCCTTGCCGCAGGTGAAGCAGTGCGCGAACAACACGTACGCTCGCGACTCGGTGTCCGGCAGCTCCAGCCGAGCGGCCAGCGACACACCCTGGGACCCCGGGAACTCGATCTTCCTGCTTTCCAACTCGCCCACCCTCACTCTCGTTGTCGACACAGCACGCGGCGGCCCCGTTCACGACCGGCACCTCAACGAAACCGATTTCCCCGGTTCGTGTCGAACTCATCCTGCATCGACGAACGCAGGCAGGCAGCCATACTCATGCACTCGTGTCAGCAAGGAGACACTTTCTTGCCAAGGCACCAAATACTGGTTGCGGATGACATTTCGTAGCGACGACATTCCATCTGTATACCCGGTCGCCTACCTGGCGGTACCTCGGTACGGCGACATGAGTGACGATTTCCGAGAAGCGACAGGCAGGCGACCACTAGGATCGATGATGCCGCAGATGACACACCACACCGGCATTCTCCCCGAGTGGCTGCGCGTGGCGTGGATCGTCGCCCTCTGCGTGGTGGCGTTGCTCCATACTGGACACATGTGGGCGATGAACGGCCGCCGGCGCTACTGGCACGCCGGTCACGTGCTGATGGCGCTCGGGATGGTGTACATGTACCTACCGCACCGGGTACAGCCCGTACCAGCAGCCTTGGCCATGGCGTTGTTCGGGACCGCGACGGTACTGGCGGTTGTCGTGGCGCTCGTCCTCTGGTCCCGTGACCGGACCGTCGATCTGCTGTGGCTCCTGATCGCGGTCGAGATGTCGGTCATGGCCTACATGTTCGTACCGGCAGCCGCTCAGGTGGTTGCGATCCGCTACGGACTCGCCGCCTATCTGGCCGGGGTCGGCGCGCTGTGGGTGCTGGGCAGATGGGATCGGCACTACCTCGCCGGACCTGGCGCCGCGCTGGAGTCGACGCGCCGTGCCAGTCCCGCGCTACGGCTCAGCCTGGCCACGATGGCCGCCGGGATGTCGTACATGCTGGTGTTCGCTTAACAACCGTCCACCGTGACGGGTCGTAGGACGGTGCCGCCGATCCGGTCGCGGTGCTCAGGTATGGGCGGGATCGTCCGCCCCGCTCTCGCTGAAGGCGGCCAGCCGTGCCGGGTCGCGTACCACGATCGTGCCCCGGCGAAGCTGGATGAGCCCGCGCTGGGCGAGATCACCGAGCGCGGTGGTAGTGCGTTCCCGCGTGGCGCCGACCAGCGTGGCGAGCTGATGGTGGGTCAGTTTGACCGTCTGCCCCGACTCACTGGACGGCTGCCCGCCCCTGGCCAGCCTGTGCAGGGTGTGGGCCAGGCGTTCGGCCACCGATCGGCAGGCGAGATCGGTCAGACGATCCTCCAGATCCGCGACGCGGGCATCCAGATGCTCGACGATGCGGACGGCGATCCGACGGTCGGCCATCAGCAGTTCCCGGACATCGTTCCGGCTCATCAGGCACAGCTCGCCCGGCTCCAGCGCTTCGGCCCACGTGCTGCGCATGTGCAGGCCGAGCAGGTCCATCTCCCCGAAGATCGTGCCGGGGCCGGCGAAGGCGGTCGTGACCGTGCGCCCGTCGGGCACTCGCCGGAACAGCCGCAACCGCCCACGCTTGACGATGAACAGCACCGTGACCGGCTGAGCCGGGGTGTAGACAACCTGGCCCGCAGTGACACTGCGCAGGGGGACGCGCGCGTCGAGGGCGGCCAGTTCCCGGCGGGACAGGTCGCGGAACACCTCGACGCCGGTCAGGCAGTAATGGTCATCCACCCGGGCTCCAGATCTCGGTCACGTCAGGCATCGTGAACCCGATTGAGCCTATTGTCCAGTGTATCCAGCAGTTCCTCCCATGCCGGGTTGCCGAGGGAAATGATCCGCCCGCCGAGCCGGTAGGTCGGCGTTCCGATCACCCCATCGGGTAGCGGGCCCTGGTGGGTGGCGAGGTCGATCACTCGCACCGGCTGGTCCGGCCGGTGTTGCCGCAGGGCATCGGCATAGGCCGATGCCCTGCGGCAACCGACGCACCCGGGAGACACGTAGATCTCCAGCATCGGCGGTCGCGGCTCGGCCGGCATGGTCAGGCGTGCCCGCCCCGGCGGCGCAGGCCGAACAGCACGGTACCGGCCACCATGCCGAAGACGACGTGACCCATCAGGCTGAACCAGGTGTTGTTGTTGAACATGAACACCGGCATGCCCAGCCAGGCCGGCATGATGATCAACGCGCCGAGCACCCACCACACGGCGCCGTAGATCGCACCCGCGCCCACCAGAGCACCGACGGCGGCCATCGGGAACAGGACGGCGAACGACGCCCCGATCCCGGCCGAGATCACCAGATGCACGAGCGCGCCGACGACGGCGCTCTGGCTACCGACGAGCATGGCGACCATGGGCAGCATGTCCATCATCGCCATCAGGATCCCGAACACCACACCTCCGGCTAGCCCGGCGAACACGCCATGCAGCGCGCGGGCCACCAGCCCGGAGACGGTGGTCGAGTGAGCAGCTGTGGACACGATGGGCTCCTTCCCTAGCTCCCACCGCGTGCCGGTGGGGACCGCCCCGAACCCTGTTCATCCCCGATGTGTGGTTCAGTGAACTCGGTTACACAACACCGAGGCCGTGACGGGATCGTGACCATTCCTGAACGCCGACCCTGTCAGCGGAATGACAATCCCCATGCGGATTGTCGACCAGCCGCGGTGGACTGGCCGAAGAGATCGAAAGGAGCATTGTGGCCCACACCGAGGAAACACCCCCTGCCGATACCACGAAGTCCCGTTCGGACCGGTTATCCGTCTGGCGGATGGGGCTGGCCGGCGGGCTGGTCGGCATCCTGTGCTGCGTCGGACCCACCGTACTGGCGCTGCTCGGCCTGGTCAGCGCCGGAACGGCGTTCGCATGGTCCACCGACCTCTACGACAACTACGCCTGGTGGTTCCGCCTCGGCGGCCTCGCGGTACTGGTGCTGCTGGTCTGGCTGGCCCTGCGACGCCGCGACCAGTGCAGTATCGCCGGGATGCGACGGTGGCGCTGGCGGCTGCTGGGCGTACTCGCCATCGCGGTCGCCACCTATGTGGCCCTGTACGCGGTGACCACCTGGCTGGGCACCTTCGCCTGATCAACACTCCACAGGGGAGACAGCGACATGAGTACCGAACCCACCGGCACCACGCAGCCGTGCGACACGAGCATGATCGAGTTCTACTGGCGGCCGGGATGCCCGTTCTGCTCGGCCCTGCGGCGACCACTACGGCGCAGCGGGCTGCCGGTCCGCGAGGTGAACATCTGGGACGACCCCACCGCCGCGGCCAGGGTGCGGCAGGCGGCGGGTGGCAACGAGACCGTGCCCACCGTGTTCATCGGCGAACACGCCATGGTCAACCCGAGCTTCCGCGAGGTGGAGGCCGCCGTCCGCAAGCACGCGCCCGCGCTGCTCGCCGAGGCTCGCCCGGCCGAGCCTCGGCGCCGCGCCTGGCCGTTCCGCCGCCGCCGGTGAACGCCGGTCGAACTCCGTCATCATCCGGGCAGTTGCCCCGTCACGCGGCTTATCGACGGGTTCGGCCGGAAGGCGGCAGGAGAGAGCAGTCCTGTCGGCACCGCACAAACACGCCATTCCATGGGCGCTGCTCGGACACCTCGTCTACGGCCTGGTGCTCGGGCTGACCTACAGCGCATGGCCGCTTGTCTGACCAAGCGGACCAATCCGCCGACGCGCCGCAGCGCGCGTGTGCCGCGGAGCTTGCCGACACTATGCTGACATGGTCAGCTAGCTGACAGTCCCGAATAGACAGATAGGGTTCTTCCGGTTGCCTCCGGCAGCAGTACTCACCGACAGTTTCCGGAGGCGAGATGCCCGGTGGGCAGCCTGCGGATACACAGGTTCTCGGCAAGTGCGGTGAGGTCGGCACCCGGCAACGGATTCGTGTGCCCGGTCAGGGAACGAACCACCCAGTCGGCGGCGCGCGTGGTCACGACCGGGCGTGCGCCGGGCGGCCTGCGGGTATGTGGGGTGTCCATGCTCGCTGGGTCAGGCCGCGCCACTGCGGCTTCCAGCGACAATGGGCCGGCCGTCGGTCGAATGCGTCGTCAAGGTTGTCTCCTCGGAGGCGGCGGGTGTGAGCCATGGTCCGGTCGCGCCGGAAAGGGCTCAGGCGCGACCGAACCACACCAGCGACCGGTCAGGACTCGATGGTGACGTCCGCCGAGAACGTCTCGTACGGCGTGCTTTGCTCGGTCACATCGGCCCGGTAGGTGCCGTCGATGCAGGTCGTCCCGGTGGCGCCAACGTTGAAGTCACCGGAGAGATCGGCCTGCACGGTCTGCCCGTCCAGGCTGTTCCCGCCGACACATGCCGCGTCCAGGCCCGCGCTGCTCAGCGTGACC
Proteins encoded in this region:
- a CDS encoding haloacid dehalogenase-like hydrolase, whose protein sequence is MFDWDNTIIRNDIGDATLFWALRNEKILQPPGRDWRVTSRWLTADAAAALRLACDGAWPGRPLRTAGRDTRCADEIRSVYADQKTTTGRAAFAGWDHRRVEPSYAWAAQLLAGHTRADIRRFAAAARREALRAPVGATQTVGSGNVNAWVRYYPQQRDLIRALRKAGFDIWIVSASPQPVVRVWALGAGVPPSRVIGVRSVYRSGRQTYRLQGCGGERAGVITYVDGKRCWINQVVYGQRGPAAWDQQPAARRPSFAAGDSTTDVTFLRDATELRLVINRNKQELMCHAYDDVDGRWLINPMFIQPLPQRGSPYPCSSTAFVDSNGDSGPVRRWDGTIIPDQPDTIFGPEER
- a CDS encoding alpha/beta fold hydrolase, coding for MGELESRKIEFPGSQGVSLAARLELPDTESRAYVLFAHCFTCGKDTVAAARISRALAEQGIAVPRFDFTGLGQSGGDFANTHFSSNVEGLVHAADHLRERFAAPSVLIGHSLGGAAVLAAAHRIPEARAVATIGAPADPEHVTRLLGGERAAIERAGAAEVCLAGHTFRLRREFLDDIAAQPQAERIRALGLWRCWCCARRPTRSSEWTTRDGSSTPPGTRSRSWRSRVPTTYSPTG
- a CDS encoding DUF5134 domain-containing protein, yielding MTHHTGILPEWLRVAWIVALCVVALLHTGHMWAMNGRRRYWHAGHVLMALGMVYMYLPHRVQPVPAALAMALFGTATVLAVVVALVLWSRDRTVDLLWLLIAVEMSVMAYMFVPAAAQVVAIRYGLAAYLAGVGALWVLGRWDRHYLAGPGAALESTRRASPALRLSLATMAAGMSYMLVFA
- a CDS encoding Crp/Fnr family transcriptional regulator is translated as MDDHYCLTGVEVFRDLSRRELAALDARVPLRSVTAGQVVYTPAQPVTVLFIVKRGRLRLFRRVPDGRTVTTAFAGPGTIFGEMDLLGLHMRSTWAEALEPGELCLMSRNDVRELLMADRRIAVRIVEHLDARVADLEDRLTDLACRSVAERLAHTLHRLARGGQPSSESGQTVKLTHHQLATLVGATRERTTTALGDLAQRGLIQLRRGTIVVRDPARLAAFSESGADDPAHT
- a CDS encoding glutaredoxin family protein, producing MSTEPTGTTQPCDTSMIEFYWRPGCPFCSALRRPLRRSGLPVREVNIWDDPTAAARVRQAAGGNETVPTVFIGEHAMVNPSFREVEAAVRKHAPALLAEARPAEPRRRAWPFRRRR